A genomic window from Streptomyces mirabilis includes:
- a CDS encoding NUDIX domain-containing protein, translating into MTAGIDTPDRRGRTGLDRVGRDLTGNPRVKVREVTLLSSHWYVERTTTFDFRHADGTWSTQERETHDRGNGATLLLYDAERETVLLTRQFRYPVYTNGHPDGMLVETPGGLLDEDDEHPEVAVRREVIEETGHTVGDVQHVFDVYMSPGSVTERVSFYAATYGPSTRTHEGGGLDEEGEDIEIVELPFRTALAMIRSGEIADAKTIMLLQWAALEGPFKALR; encoded by the coding sequence ATGACCGCGGGAATCGACACCCCGGACCGCCGGGGCCGTACCGGGCTCGACCGCGTCGGCCGCGACCTGACGGGCAACCCCCGGGTCAAGGTCCGCGAAGTCACGCTCCTGTCCAGCCACTGGTACGTGGAGCGCACCACCACCTTCGACTTCCGGCACGCCGACGGCACCTGGAGCACCCAGGAACGCGAGACGCACGACCGCGGCAACGGGGCCACGCTCCTGCTGTACGACGCCGAGCGCGAAACCGTGCTGCTGACCAGGCAGTTCCGCTACCCCGTGTACACCAACGGTCACCCCGACGGCATGCTGGTCGAGACCCCGGGGGGCCTGCTCGACGAGGACGACGAGCATCCCGAAGTCGCCGTACGGCGCGAAGTCATCGAGGAGACCGGGCACACCGTCGGCGACGTGCAGCACGTCTTCGACGTCTACATGAGTCCGGGTTCGGTCACCGAGCGGGTCAGTTTCTACGCCGCCACCTACGGCCCGTCCACCCGCACCCACGAAGGCGGCGGCCTCGACGAGGAGGGCGAGGACATCGAGATCGTCGAACTGCCCTTCCGCACCGCACTGGCCATGATCCGCTCCGGGGAGATCGCCGACGCCAAGACGATCATGCTGTTGCAGTGGGCGGCTCTGGAAGGACCGTTCAAGGCCTTGCGATGA
- a CDS encoding universal stress protein, which yields MTDRITVGVDGSPESRAALAWAGREAVRRGLPLRAVYAWQWSHHELLGGADRDEQARWARDMAEDAARTVTDRHPDLPVTTEVLDGGAVDSLLAEAAAARTLVLGSRGHGTIVGFLLGSVGQQVIAEAPCPVVLVRAGDRAASEASGREIVVGQQGGPDDSAAGLRFAFETAAARGAGVRAVRAWSLPPVFAYSPGSLRLLDEAGGLEPYEKKALAEALQPWRARFPDVPVTQHVEMGSAGQVLLSLADRAQLMVVGRRAHHSAVGARIGSVTHAVMHHAPCPVAVVPHS from the coding sequence ATGACCGACAGGATCACCGTGGGCGTGGACGGATCCCCCGAGAGCCGGGCCGCGCTGGCCTGGGCGGGCAGGGAAGCCGTCCGCCGCGGGCTGCCCCTGCGCGCGGTGTACGCCTGGCAGTGGTCGCACCACGAACTGCTCGGCGGGGCGGACCGGGACGAGCAGGCGCGCTGGGCACGGGACATGGCCGAGGACGCGGCCCGCACCGTCACCGATCGGCACCCGGACCTGCCGGTGACGACCGAGGTCCTGGACGGCGGCGCCGTCGACTCGCTGCTGGCCGAGGCCGCGGCGGCCCGGACGCTGGTCCTCGGATCCCGCGGACACGGCACGATCGTCGGCTTCCTGCTCGGTTCCGTCGGCCAGCAGGTGATCGCCGAGGCCCCGTGCCCGGTCGTCCTGGTGCGGGCCGGTGACCGCGCCGCGTCCGAAGCGAGTGGCCGGGAGATCGTCGTGGGCCAGCAGGGCGGTCCGGACGACAGCGCGGCCGGCCTTCGGTTCGCCTTCGAGACCGCGGCGGCGCGTGGTGCCGGAGTGCGCGCCGTGCGGGCGTGGAGCCTGCCGCCGGTGTTCGCCTACAGCCCCGGCTCGCTGAGGCTGCTGGACGAGGCCGGGGGCCTGGAGCCCTACGAGAAGAAGGCGCTCGCCGAGGCGCTCCAGCCGTGGCGGGCGCGCTTCCCCGACGTGCCGGTCACACAGCACGTCGAGATGGGCAGCGCCGGGCAGGTCCTGCTGTCGCTGGCCGACCGGGCCCAGCTGATGGTCGTCGGTCGCCGCGCACACCACTCGGCGGTAGGGGCACGGATCGGTTCGGTGACCCACGCGGTGATGCACCACGCGCCCTGCCCGGTGGCGGTGGTTCCGCACTCCTGA
- a CDS encoding LacI family DNA-binding transcriptional regulator — MSRRAPTLEDVAREAGVSRATVSRVVNGVQSVDPALQDAVRQAVERTGYAPNRAARSLVTRRTETVALIVSGAGDVSGEERNAFTARVLADPFFGRVVTGVVDYLRPRSMHPLLMFADSAQTRQQALNDLRQGSADGALVVSTHADDPLPALLADAGLPAVLFARPSRPVPLSYVDLAHRDGARMAAHHLLDRGCRRIVTVTGPLGVYASQDRLAGFRDTMARRGHPYVPVAEGGFTLDSGMAAMSGLLAEHPDVDGVFAANDLMAQGVCQLLRERGRRVPDDVAVIGFDDSSAATACRPPLTTVRQPVEEMASVMARLLDEHLRGARAEPTSVIFDPELVVRESA; from the coding sequence ATGAGCAGACGGGCCCCCACGCTTGAGGACGTCGCGCGGGAGGCCGGCGTCTCCCGCGCCACCGTCTCCCGCGTCGTCAACGGCGTCCAGAGCGTCGATCCCGCCCTTCAGGACGCGGTCCGCCAGGCCGTCGAACGGACCGGATACGCTCCCAACCGGGCCGCCAGGTCGCTGGTGACACGACGGACCGAGACGGTCGCGCTCATCGTCTCCGGCGCGGGCGACGTGTCCGGCGAGGAGCGGAACGCCTTCACGGCACGGGTGCTGGCGGACCCGTTCTTCGGCCGGGTCGTCACCGGCGTGGTGGACTACCTGCGTCCCCGGTCGATGCACCCGCTGCTGATGTTCGCCGACTCCGCGCAGACGCGACAGCAGGCGCTGAACGATCTGCGGCAGGGCAGCGCGGACGGCGCGCTCGTCGTCTCCACCCACGCCGACGACCCGCTGCCGGCGCTGCTCGCCGACGCCGGCCTGCCCGCGGTGCTCTTCGCCCGGCCGTCGCGCCCGGTGCCGCTCAGCTATGTCGACCTGGCCCACCGGGACGGCGCCCGGATGGCCGCCCACCATCTGCTGGACCGGGGCTGCCGACGGATCGTCACCGTCACGGGGCCACTGGGCGTCTACGCCAGCCAGGACCGGCTCGCCGGGTTCCGCGACACGATGGCGCGCAGGGGACATCCGTACGTACCCGTCGCCGAGGGCGGATTCACGCTCGACAGCGGCATGGCCGCGATGTCCGGACTGCTGGCCGAACACCCCGACGTGGACGGGGTGTTCGCGGCCAACGACCTGATGGCCCAGGGGGTGTGTCAGCTGCTGCGGGAACGGGGCAGACGGGTGCCGGACGACGTCGCCGTCATCGGCTTCGACGACTCCAGCGCGGCGACGGCCTGCCGTCCGCCGCTGACCACCGTGCGCCAGCCCGTCGAGGAGATGGCCTCGGTGATGGCCCGACTCCTCGACGAGCATCTCCGGGGCGCGCGCGCCGAGCCCACATCGGTGATCTTCGATCCGGAGCTCGTGGTGCGCGAGTCGGCGTAG
- a CDS encoding coagulation factor 5/8 type domain-containing protein yields MPHFPMDSPDSVRSLPARRSVLGAMAATAASPTLLGLSSPASAASAAPVAQPRALPGGGDLGPNVIVFDPSTSGIQAKLDEVFRQQESAQFGTGRYALLFKPGTYNGLNAQLGFYTSIAGLGLSPDDTAINGDVTVDAGWFNGNATQNFWRSAENLALTPVSGTDRWAVAQAAPFRRMHVRGGLDLAPTGYGWASGGYIADSRIDGSVGPYSQQQWYTRDSSVGGWANAVWNMVFSGVQGAPAQSFPNPPYTTLDTTPVSREKPFLYLNGSEYRVFLPERRTNARGTTWGSGTPRGTSLPLTQFYVARPGVTAATLNAALTQGLHLLLTPGIYHLDQPIQVDRAGTVVLGLGYATLIPDNGVTALRTADVDGVRLAGFLIDAGPVNSSTLLEVGPTGASASHSANPTTVQDVFIRIGGAGAGKATTSMVINSRHTIIDHTWVWRADHGTGVGWETNRADYGIRVNGDDVLATGLFVEHFNKYDVQWYGQRGRTIFFQNEKAYDAPNQAAIQNGNVKGYAAYKVADSVTTHEGWGLGSYCYYNVDPTIVQHNGFAAPNTPGVKFHDLLVVSLGGQGQYEHVVNETGAPTSGTSTVPSTVASYP; encoded by the coding sequence ATGCCTCACTTCCCCATGGATTCCCCGGACTCCGTCCGTTCCCTTCCCGCCAGACGGTCCGTCCTCGGAGCGATGGCCGCCACCGCCGCCTCGCCCACGCTGCTCGGTCTCTCCTCGCCGGCGTCCGCCGCGTCCGCGGCACCCGTCGCGCAGCCGCGAGCCCTGCCCGGCGGCGGCGATCTCGGTCCGAACGTCATCGTGTTCGACCCTTCGACCTCCGGCATCCAGGCCAAGCTGGACGAGGTGTTCCGACAGCAGGAGTCGGCCCAGTTCGGCACAGGCCGCTACGCGCTGCTGTTCAAGCCGGGCACCTACAACGGGCTCAACGCCCAACTCGGCTTCTACACCTCGATCGCGGGCCTCGGCCTGTCCCCGGACGACACGGCGATCAACGGCGATGTGACCGTCGACGCGGGCTGGTTCAACGGCAACGCCACCCAGAACTTCTGGCGTTCGGCGGAGAATCTCGCCCTCACCCCGGTCAGCGGGACCGACCGGTGGGCGGTCGCCCAGGCCGCGCCCTTCCGGCGGATGCACGTCAGGGGCGGTCTCGACCTCGCCCCCACCGGCTACGGCTGGGCCAGCGGCGGCTACATCGCCGACAGCCGGATCGACGGCTCGGTCGGACCGTACTCGCAGCAGCAGTGGTACACCCGCGACAGTTCGGTGGGCGGCTGGGCCAACGCCGTCTGGAACATGGTCTTCTCCGGTGTCCAGGGCGCACCCGCACAGTCCTTCCCGAACCCGCCGTACACCACTCTCGACACCACACCGGTGTCCCGGGAGAAGCCGTTCCTGTACCTCAACGGCAGCGAGTACCGCGTCTTCCTTCCGGAGCGGCGCACCAACGCCCGCGGCACCACCTGGGGCAGCGGCACCCCGCGCGGCACGTCGCTGCCGCTCACCCAGTTCTACGTGGCCAGGCCCGGCGTCACCGCCGCCACCCTGAACGCCGCGCTCACCCAGGGCCTCCATCTGCTGCTGACCCCGGGGATCTACCACCTCGACCAGCCGATCCAGGTCGACCGCGCGGGCACCGTCGTCCTCGGACTCGGTTACGCCACCCTGATCCCGGACAACGGCGTCACCGCGCTCAGGACCGCCGACGTCGACGGGGTGCGGCTCGCGGGATTCCTCATCGACGCCGGTCCCGTGAACTCGTCGACGCTCCTCGAGGTGGGCCCCACGGGGGCTTCAGCGAGCCACTCCGCCAACCCGACCACGGTCCAGGACGTCTTCATCCGGATCGGCGGCGCGGGCGCCGGCAAGGCCACCACCAGCATGGTGATCAACAGCCGCCACACGATCATCGACCACACCTGGGTCTGGCGCGCCGACCACGGCACCGGCGTCGGCTGGGAGACCAACCGGGCCGACTACGGCATCCGCGTCAACGGCGACGACGTCCTGGCCACCGGTCTGTTCGTCGAGCACTTCAACAAGTACGACGTCCAGTGGTACGGCCAGCGCGGGCGCACCATCTTCTTCCAGAACGAGAAGGCGTACGACGCGCCGAACCAGGCAGCCATCCAGAACGGAAACGTCAAGGGGTACGCGGCCTACAAGGTCGCCGACTCCGTGACCACGCACGAGGGATGGGGCCTGGGCAGCTACTGCTACTACAACGTCGATCCGACGATCGTCCAGCACAACGGCTTCGCCGCGCCGAACACACCGGGCGTGAAGTTCCACGACCTGCTGGTCGTCTCGCTGGGCGGCCAGGGCCAGTACGAGCACGTCGTCAACGAGACCGGCGCACCCACGTCGGGCACCTCGACGGTGCCGTCCACCGTGGCCTCGTACCCCTGA
- a CDS encoding SGNH/GDSL hydrolase family protein, whose product MSGDRIRRRAVGVVSALLLAVCGPLTASAAAQPGASSGTPVTPAAEARAKHSVVTWGASADRQGAGPADRSYRLIVRTSVGGTNLRIRLSNAFGEHPVTFASAYAGLRKQGAELVHGSNRRLSFGGAASVTVPAGETVFSDPLPGTLAAQSDLVISLYVTGAQGPTTGHGMAMQTNYATAGDHAAEEGAANWTDPMGSWYWLDAVDVETSAAVGSVVTLGDSITDGWASTTDQNRRWPDYLSRRLQAASGLTVKGVANEGISGNKVLADGAGQAALNRLQRDVLSQPGVRTVFLFEGINDIKAHSGVTVDDMIAGYRQIIDRAHAAGKCVVGATVMPFKGWSEYDAASEAVRQGVNDWIRNSGALDAVTDFDRITRNPYDPQLILPFFDGGDHLHPNDKGMQAMADAVDLGSLTSC is encoded by the coding sequence GTGAGCGGCGACCGGATCCGACGCCGCGCCGTGGGCGTCGTATCGGCGCTGCTTCTCGCGGTCTGCGGACCCCTGACCGCCTCGGCGGCGGCGCAGCCGGGGGCCTCGTCGGGCACGCCGGTGACGCCCGCCGCCGAGGCGCGGGCGAAGCACTCCGTGGTCACCTGGGGTGCCAGCGCCGACCGGCAGGGGGCGGGACCCGCCGACCGCAGCTACCGACTGATCGTGCGCACCAGCGTCGGCGGCACGAACCTGCGAATCCGGCTGTCCAACGCTTTCGGCGAGCACCCGGTGACCTTCGCGAGCGCGTACGCCGGGCTGCGGAAGCAGGGTGCGGAGCTGGTCCACGGCTCCAACCGGCGGCTGTCCTTCGGCGGGGCCGCGTCCGTCACCGTCCCGGCCGGCGAGACCGTGTTCAGCGATCCGCTGCCCGGAACACTGGCCGCCCAGAGCGACCTGGTCATCAGCCTGTACGTGACCGGCGCCCAGGGACCGACGACCGGTCACGGCATGGCCATGCAGACCAACTACGCGACCGCGGGCGACCACGCGGCCGAAGAAGGCGCGGCCAACTGGACCGATCCGATGGGCTCCTGGTACTGGCTGGACGCCGTCGACGTGGAGACGTCCGCCGCGGTCGGCTCGGTCGTGACCCTCGGCGACTCCATCACCGACGGATGGGCCTCGACCACCGACCAGAACCGCCGCTGGCCCGACTATCTGTCCCGGCGGCTCCAGGCCGCGTCCGGGCTCACCGTGAAGGGAGTGGCGAACGAGGGGATCTCGGGCAACAAGGTGCTCGCGGACGGCGCCGGGCAGGCGGCTCTGAACAGACTCCAGCGTGACGTCCTCTCCCAGCCCGGGGTCCGCACGGTCTTCCTCTTCGAAGGCATCAACGACATCAAGGCCCACTCCGGTGTCACGGTGGACGACATGATCGCCGGCTATCGGCAGATCATCGACCGGGCCCACGCGGCGGGCAAATGCGTCGTCGGCGCTACCGTCATGCCGTTCAAGGGCTGGTCCGAGTACGACGCCGCCTCCGAGGCCGTGCGCCAGGGCGTCAACGACTGGATCAGGAACAGCGGCGCGCTCGACGCCGTGACGGATTTCGACAGGATCACGCGCAATCCGTACGACCCGCAGCTGATCCTGCCGTTCTTCGACGGCGGCGATCACCTGCACCCCAACGACAAGGGGATGCAGGCGATGGCCGACGCGGTGGACCTCGGGAGCCTGACGTCCTGCTGA
- a CDS encoding glycosyl hydrolase family 95 catalytic domain-containing protein: protein MECNTVDVQHTPSRDNTPSRRGFLALAGAAGAATALGGLPAFTASAAPLRPTASPMLSAADAAKNQLWWAAPGSAKSMIEQGLPVGNGRLGVLASNDPAGELLMITDATLWTGGLNDKLQSDGQFPYGRDDFGSLTMLAELTVALPDHDLGNVNDYRRTLDLAQGLISTSYDISGVTYRRQIFASRPDDAIVLYFSQQGGGSYTGTVSLVGTHGESTTANSAGRYASFGASLANGLKYGAAVTAYSDTGRVRVDGTSIAFSGCKDLTVVVSGGTNYVPDAATKFRDPSLAPERLARTKVLNAAGHSASALLHTHVADFRAVFGQLDIDLGTSSAAQRELDTLERLRARHRDDVPDPELEAAYLQFGRYLMISGSRGSLPMGLQGPWLDGNDPDWMADYHTDVNLQMNYWMADRAGLSDCFDAFADYCLVQLPDWTEVTQRLFNDPTNRYRNSSGRIAGWTVAISTNPYGGGGWWWHPAGNAWICQSLFEHYEYTQDRAYLKKIYPLLKGAVQFWEARLITTTVTDASGTEREVLIADSDWSPEQGPLDAKGITYAQELVWNLFGNYRTATEALARDAAYRKTIDGLRARLYLPVVSPKTGWLEEWMSPDNLGETTHRHLSPLIGLFPGDRIRPDGSTPKDILDGATALLTARGMNSFGWANAWRSLCWARLKNAEKAYQLVVNNLKPSVNGSNGSAMNLFDIYEVETGRGIFQIEANFGTPAAMVEMLVYSRPGHIELLPALPAAWAASGSVSGVGVRGGFVADLSWKNGKVTRATLQSVGGRETTVVAGGASRKVSLKPGESVTLRGLG from the coding sequence ATGGAGTGCAACACCGTGGACGTTCAGCACACCCCATCACGCGACAACACCCCCAGCCGCAGGGGCTTCCTCGCCCTCGCCGGCGCGGCCGGCGCGGCCACCGCACTCGGTGGTCTGCCCGCCTTCACCGCCTCGGCGGCCCCCCTGCGCCCCACCGCGTCGCCCATGCTGTCCGCGGCCGACGCCGCGAAGAACCAGCTGTGGTGGGCGGCTCCCGGCTCCGCCAAGTCGATGATCGAGCAGGGGCTGCCGGTCGGGAACGGGCGCCTCGGGGTGCTCGCGAGCAACGACCCCGCCGGCGAACTCCTGATGATCACCGACGCCACCCTGTGGACCGGAGGTCTCAACGACAAGTTGCAGAGCGACGGTCAGTTCCCGTACGGCCGGGACGACTTCGGCTCCCTGACGATGCTGGCCGAACTCACCGTCGCCCTCCCCGACCACGACCTGGGCAACGTCAACGACTACCGGCGCACCCTCGACCTGGCTCAGGGCCTGATCAGCACCTCGTACGACATCTCCGGCGTCACCTACCGGCGGCAGATCTTCGCCAGCCGACCCGATGACGCCATCGTCCTGTACTTCTCCCAGCAGGGCGGCGGCTCCTACACCGGTACCGTCTCCCTCGTGGGCACCCACGGCGAGTCCACCACCGCCAACAGCGCGGGCCGCTACGCGTCGTTCGGCGCCTCCTTGGCCAACGGCCTGAAGTACGGCGCCGCCGTCACCGCGTACAGCGACACGGGCAGGGTCCGCGTCGACGGTACGTCGATCGCGTTCAGCGGCTGCAAGGACCTCACCGTCGTCGTCAGCGGTGGTACCAACTACGTGCCCGACGCGGCGACGAAGTTCCGCGACCCGTCCCTGGCCCCGGAGCGCCTCGCCAGGACCAAGGTCCTGAACGCGGCCGGCCACTCGGCGAGCGCCCTGCTGCACACCCATGTCGCCGACTTCCGGGCCGTGTTCGGACAGCTGGACATCGACCTCGGCACGTCCTCCGCCGCGCAGCGCGAACTGGACACCTTGGAGCGGCTGCGGGCGCGCCACCGGGACGACGTCCCCGACCCGGAACTTGAGGCCGCCTACCTGCAGTTCGGCCGCTACCTCATGATCTCCGGATCCCGGGGCAGCCTGCCGATGGGCCTCCAGGGCCCCTGGCTGGACGGCAACGACCCGGACTGGATGGCCGATTACCACACCGACGTCAACCTCCAGATGAACTACTGGATGGCCGACCGGGCGGGCCTGTCCGACTGCTTCGACGCCTTCGCCGACTACTGCCTCGTACAGCTGCCCGACTGGACGGAGGTCACCCAGCGGCTGTTCAACGACCCCACCAACCGGTACCGCAACTCCAGCGGAAGGATCGCCGGCTGGACCGTGGCGATCTCCACCAACCCCTATGGCGGGGGCGGCTGGTGGTGGCATCCGGCGGGCAACGCCTGGATCTGTCAGAGCCTGTTCGAGCACTACGAGTACACCCAGGACCGCGCCTACCTCAAGAAGATCTACCCCCTCCTCAAGGGCGCCGTGCAGTTCTGGGAGGCCCGCCTCATCACCACGACCGTCACCGACGCGTCCGGGACCGAGCGCGAGGTCCTCATCGCCGACAGCGACTGGTCGCCCGAACAGGGCCCGCTCGACGCCAAGGGCATCACGTACGCCCAGGAACTGGTGTGGAACCTCTTCGGCAACTACCGCACCGCGACCGAGGCGCTCGCCAGGGACGCCGCCTACCGCAAGACCATCGACGGACTGCGGGCGCGCCTCTACCTGCCCGTGGTCAGCCCCAAGACCGGCTGGCTCGAGGAGTGGATGTCGCCCGACAACCTCGGCGAGACCACCCACCGGCACCTCTCCCCGCTCATCGGCCTCTTCCCCGGCGACCGGATCCGTCCGGACGGCTCCACGCCGAAGGACATCCTCGACGGCGCGACCGCCCTTCTCACCGCGCGCGGGATGAACAGCTTCGGCTGGGCCAACGCCTGGCGCAGCCTGTGCTGGGCGCGGCTGAAGAACGCGGAGAAGGCCTACCAGCTGGTCGTCAACAACCTGAAGCCGTCGGTCAACGGCAGCAACGGCAGCGCGATGAACCTCTTCGACATCTACGAGGTGGAGACGGGCCGGGGCATCTTCCAGATCGAGGCGAACTTCGGCACCCCCGCGGCGATGGTCGAGATGCTGGTCTACTCGCGACCCGGACACATCGAGCTGCTGCCCGCCCTGCCCGCCGCCTGGGCGGCGTCCGGCTCGGTGTCCGGCGTGGGCGTCCGCGGCGGCTTCGTCGCCGACCTCAGCTGGAAGAACGGCAAGGTGACCCGGGCCACGCTGCAGAGCGTCGGGGGCCGCGAGACGACCGTCGTCGCGGGCGGCGCCTCCCGCAAGGTCAGCCTCAAGCCCGGTGAGTCCGTCACCCTGAGGGGCCTCGGGTGA
- a CDS encoding alpha-galactosidase D has product MRSSSYSVLPARTLRAVVVFALTAGLATTVPAAQAKTPVPRETTATTPVAAKPYMGWSSWSMQSSKYPGLNPDGDYSYLTEANVLKQTDALAARLKNYGYDHVNIDAGWWMDKTWKTGFDQYGRQTPDPVRFPHGMKSVADHIHSKGLKAGIYLPVGLEKGAYGDGSTPIWNASGCTTADLVYPDLRTTNGWDNAYKIDFDTPCAQKYIDSQAQQFADWGYDFLKLDGVGPGSFKSGDNYDNVPDVAAWQKAIATAGRPIHLELSWSLDIGHAADWKKYSNGWRIDTDVECYCNTLVTWENSVNDRWDDAPAWSRKAGPGGWNDLDGIDVGNGEMDGLTKAERQSYMTLWAINKSPLFTGDDLTKLDSYGVSLLTNKEVIAVDQNDSPVARPVTTVGDQQVWGTKNADGSYTVALFNLADSPASVTAQWASLGFTGNASVRDLWNKANLGTYKNKITEALPAHGSRLFTVKPGGGTLTTTSYEAESAANTLSGNASVAGCDACSGGKKVGNLYTGGKLRFNDVTVKKDGIYTVQVAYVSGDPRSATVFSNSGNGTSEKFPSTGDWSTAETVSVQLALKAGSNTITFDSGSGYAPDIDRIVVPQSV; this is encoded by the coding sequence ATGCGGTCATCCTCGTATTCCGTCCTGCCCGCACGCACCCTGAGAGCCGTGGTGGTGTTCGCCCTCACGGCAGGACTCGCGACGACCGTCCCGGCCGCACAGGCCAAGACCCCGGTGCCGCGCGAGACCACCGCCACGACTCCCGTCGCCGCCAAGCCGTACATGGGCTGGTCGAGTTGGAGCATGCAGTCGTCGAAGTACCCGGGCCTCAACCCGGACGGCGACTACAGCTACCTCACCGAGGCGAACGTCCTGAAGCAGACGGACGCCCTCGCCGCCAGGCTGAAGAACTACGGCTACGACCATGTCAACATCGACGCCGGCTGGTGGATGGACAAGACCTGGAAGACGGGCTTCGACCAGTACGGTCGTCAGACGCCCGACCCGGTCCGCTTCCCCCACGGCATGAAGTCGGTCGCCGACCACATCCACTCCAAGGGCCTCAAGGCCGGCATCTACCTGCCCGTCGGCCTGGAGAAGGGCGCGTACGGCGACGGCAGTACGCCGATCTGGAACGCCAGCGGCTGCACCACCGCCGACCTCGTCTACCCGGACCTGCGCACCACCAACGGCTGGGACAACGCCTACAAGATCGACTTCGACACGCCCTGCGCGCAGAAGTACATCGACTCGCAGGCACAGCAGTTCGCCGACTGGGGCTACGACTTCCTCAAGCTGGACGGCGTGGGCCCGGGCTCCTTCAAGTCCGGTGACAACTACGACAACGTCCCCGACGTCGCCGCCTGGCAGAAGGCCATCGCCACCGCCGGGCGCCCGATCCACCTCGAACTCTCCTGGTCGCTCGACATCGGCCACGCCGCCGACTGGAAGAAGTACTCCAACGGCTGGCGCATCGACACCGACGTCGAGTGCTACTGCAACACCCTTGTCACCTGGGAGAACTCGGTCAACGACCGGTGGGACGACGCCCCCGCGTGGAGCCGCAAGGCGGGCCCGGGCGGCTGGAACGACCTGGACGGCATCGACGTCGGCAACGGCGAGATGGACGGCCTCACCAAGGCCGAGCGGCAGAGCTACATGACTCTGTGGGCCATCAACAAGTCGCCGCTGTTCACCGGTGACGACCTCACCAAGCTGGACAGCTACGGGGTCTCCCTGCTGACCAACAAGGAGGTCATCGCCGTCGACCAGAACGACTCGCCCGTCGCGCGTCCGGTCACCACCGTCGGCGACCAGCAGGTCTGGGGCACCAAGAACGCCGACGGCAGCTACACCGTCGCGCTGTTCAACCTCGCCGACTCGCCGGCCTCCGTCACCGCTCAGTGGGCCTCCCTCGGATTCACCGGGAACGCCTCCGTGCGTGACCTGTGGAACAAGGCGAACCTCGGGACCTACAAGAACAAGATCACCGAGGCGCTGCCCGCCCACGGCTCGCGGCTGTTCACCGTCAAGCCCGGCGGCGGCACGCTGACCACGACGAGCTACGAGGCGGAGTCCGCCGCCAACACCCTGTCCGGCAACGCCTCGGTCGCCGGCTGCGACGCCTGCTCCGGCGGCAAGAAGGTCGGCAACCTCTACACCGGCGGCAAGCTGCGGTTCAACGACGTCACGGTGAAGAAGGACGGCATCTACACCGTCCAGGTCGCCTACGTCAGCGGCGACCCCCGCTCGGCGACCGTCTTCTCCAACAGCGGCAACGGCACCAGCGAGAAGTTCCCCTCCACGGGCGACTGGAGCACGGCCGAGACGGTCAGCGTCCAACTGGCGCTGAAGGCGGGCTCCAACACGATCACCTTCGACAGCGGCAGCGGATACGCCCCCGACATCGACAGGATCGTCGTCCCGCAGTCGGTCTGA
- a CDS encoding carbohydrate ABC transporter permease, whose amino-acid sequence MTTTVPRPASRPRTRRAQQTPKTPSGPRRQTGRHLMLGGIALLWLVPLLWAMYTSLRPYSDTAKHGYLSWPHSLGLGNFSDAWSQSGMPHFFWNSVLITVPSVLCTLLFSAAVAFFVSRFDFRWNIVLLMLFTAGNLLPAQVLITPLYRLYLLIPLPQWMSDSLLLYNSAWGIIAIHIAYQSGFCTFVLSNYMKTIPKEISEAALVDGAPVWRQFFQIILPLCRPAFAALATLESIWIYNDFFWPLALIESGDKRPITSALANLQGAYFTNPNLIAAGALMTAIPTLLVYFALQRQFISGLTIGSGKG is encoded by the coding sequence GTGACCACGACCGTGCCGCGACCGGCCTCCCGGCCGCGGACCCGGCGGGCCCAGCAGACGCCGAAGACCCCCTCCGGGCCGCGGCGCCAGACCGGCCGTCATCTGATGCTGGGCGGCATCGCCCTGCTGTGGCTCGTCCCGCTGCTGTGGGCCATGTACACCTCGCTGCGGCCCTACTCGGACACCGCGAAGCACGGCTATCTCTCCTGGCCCCACAGCCTCGGCCTCGGCAACTTCAGCGACGCCTGGAGCCAGTCCGGGATGCCGCACTTCTTCTGGAACTCCGTCCTCATCACGGTGCCGTCCGTCCTGTGCACCCTGCTGTTCTCGGCCGCGGTCGCCTTCTTCGTCTCCCGCTTCGACTTCCGCTGGAACATCGTCCTGCTGATGCTGTTCACCGCGGGCAACCTGCTCCCGGCACAGGTCCTCATCACCCCCCTGTACCGCCTCTACCTCCTCATCCCGCTGCCGCAGTGGATGAGCGACTCCCTCCTCCTCTACAACTCGGCCTGGGGCATCATCGCGATCCACATCGCCTACCAGTCGGGGTTCTGCACCTTCGTCCTCAGCAACTACATGAAGACGATCCCGAAGGAGATCTCCGAGGCGGCGCTCGTGGACGGAGCCCCCGTCTGGCGCCAGTTCTTCCAGATCATCCTGCCGCTGTGCCGGCCCGCGTTCGCGGCCCTCGCGACCCTCGAATCGATCTGGATCTACAACGACTTCTTCTGGCCGCTCGCGCTGATCGAGAGCGGCGACAAGCGCCCGATCACCTCCGCCCTGGCCAACCTCCAGGGTGCGTACTTCACCAATCCCAACCTCATCGCGGCCGGCGCCCTGATGACCGCGATCCCCACACTCCTGGTGTACTTCGCGCTCCAGCGCCAGTTCATCAGCGGACTCACCATCGGCTCGGGCAAGGGCTGA